TCACTACATTATAAACATTTATGATAAGACCGATTTTTTTCCTTTTTATCGCTTTAGTTAGTCTAGTTTCTTGTAATGACGAAAAGATAGATCCAGTTGGATTGCGTATGGATGTTGATTTGCTTCAAGGTAAATGTGGGCTGATCAAAATGCAGATCAAGAAAGATCATATGATACAGGATTTCCGCGGAAACAAATGTGATCCGAATATAACAAGCGAATATTATACCCTATTTCCGGAGGAGCGCTATGAAGAACTAATCGGTTTAATCGAGGAGCTCGATCTAATGTCCTTGCGCAAACGCGACTGTAATAGTTGCAGCGATGGTAAAGATATTGCCGTTAAAATAAACTATAAAGGGAATACGAATCACTTCACGATAGGCTTAGATCCTGAAGCAGATGCTAATGGAAAATATAAAAAGTTCGTCGAGTTTGTGACGTTTTATATGATTTTTGAGTCTGAAGTTTAATAATTTTTGTAAAAGACGTCGGCGATCATACATCTCGCACTTCCGCCACCAAACTTTTCAATATTATAGAGTGGCGCATGCAACAGCATCCCGTGTCTGCTTAATATGATTTTTTGGCTTGTCGTCAGGCTGTCGAAAGCGCGCGTGCTCATACAGATAAAAGGGTGCCCCTTCTTATTCTTTATCTCGACCATATTTCCGGCAAACTGATGCATTTGCTCCATACTGATCGTTATTATTTCTTTATTCGTCTTGATAAGCCGTTGTTCAATCTTGATTCTAGCATCTATGTCAGGAATGAAATCCCAACATATAACACAGAAATGGATACCTAATGACATCATCCTATTGCTGTGGAATATCGGCTTTAGCTGGGCGTCGAATTGATGGAATGATTGAAAGATAACAGGTTCGTAGCCATGGTCGTTACAAAAGATTATGGCTAGGTTCTCATGCGATCGATCGGATAGAGAGATGTAGGCAATACGATGCACCCGATCCAGAATCAATGCACCATTCCCTTCCAAGAAGAGCTCGCTTTCTTCATAAACGCTGTAATCATTCAATTTCTCAAATTCGAAGCCTTTCATTTAAGCTGACCCAGATAGTTCAGATTGCGCTCGCGTCGCCTATTATAGGCAAACATGGGGTAGAGGGTCGCGCCATCCCCGTGGAAAGAAACGACATGATTTGGAAAGATACTATCGGGCGTTTGATGTTTTCCATTGTTTTGGATTACAATGGTCCGAATTCCTGCATGTTGCAGCAGGGATGCAAAATTGTCGAACTCGGAAGTAGCAGTTTGATTGATCTTTCTAGGAGGTATTTCCTCGCTCTGGAAGTAGTTATTGATCGCGGTTTCTTCGTTTTTCCTAAATAAATAGGGACGAACTAATAAAATCGTATCAGTGGTTTGCATGGTTTTTCTCTCTTGAATTGTAGGTGATTGTCCCAGGACTAAAACAGCAAAGAAATTATATCTAATTAATGGAATAAAAAATATTACAAATATTTAATATATAAATTTTGTCAGTTAAAGGAATTCGTGATTTGTTTAATAATATGTATTGAAAAGAGGAAAAACACCATCATTGCTTAGCGTTTTGATAATTGCTAAACCGCTGATGTTTAAGATGTTCAGCGATCAGTAGGGTGGAAGCTCTCCTTTTTTACAAATGCATGTGAAACATCTAGATTTTCAGATATAATACCTTCCCTTCGGTTACACTACTTTATTTGAAACAATACCCGAATCTTATTACCTAAATTTTAAAAAAATGTGCAATCGATTGATGTGTTAATAAATGTTTTTGCGGCTACGGGTAGGGCAAAAATTACCCATAAAAAGCGTATCTTTGCGCATCTAAATTTTTTATAGCGAAAGTATCTTAAAGAAATTGGATAACAGAACGTTAAACATTGTAAATTTTGCAATCCCATCGTAAAATGAGTAACATAAATTACCAAGAGAAATTCCAGGATCGCCACAACGGTCCTAGCGCTTCGCAAGTAGAGGAAATGTTGACTGTACTTGGCGTTAGCTCCTTAGACGAACTAATCGAGCAAACCGTACCTGCGCAAATCCGTAAAAAAGAACCTTTAAAGTTGCCTGCAGCATTAAGCGAGGTTGCTTACCTTGAAAAGGTTGCTCAAATCGCTGAAAAAAACAAAGTATTCAAATCTTATATCGGTCAGGGATATTTCGATGTAATCTTACCTGGCGTTATTCAACGTAACGTATTCGAGAATCCAGGATGGTACACACAGTACACGCCTTACCAAGCTGAAATCGCACAGGGTCGTCTTCAAGCCTTATTGAACTTCCAAACGATGGTTTCTGACTTAACGGGCTTAGAAGTAGCGAATGCATCATTATTGGATGAAGCTACTGCTGCTGCTGAGGCGATGTTTATGCTATACAGCACGCGCAAAAACAAAGATGCTCATACATTCCTAGTAACCCCGAATATCTACCCGCAAACACTGGATGTATTGCAAACTAGAGCGGTGCCATTTGGTGTAGAGATCCGTGTGGCAGACTTAACTGTTGAAAACTTAGCAGACGATGTATTCGCAGCGTTTATCCAATATCCTGCTGCTGATGGTTCTGTAAATGAATACAAAGAGTTCACGGCTTATGCTCATGATAAAAATATCACAATCTGTGTTGCTACAGATTTAATGGCTTTAGCTTTATTAACGCCTCCAGGAGAATGGGGAGCAGACGTTGTTGTGGGTAACTCACAGCGTTTCGGCGTACCGATGGGCTTTGGTGGTCCTCACGCAGCGTTCTTCGCAACAAAAGACGCCTACAAACGTAATATCCCAGGTCGTATCATCGGTGTAACTTCCGATTCGAACGGTGAATATGCATTGCGTATGGCGCTTCAAACTCGTGAGCAACACATCCGTAGAGATAAAGCTTCTTCTAATATCTGTACTGCGCAAGCATTACTAGCTATTATGGCTTCTTTCTACGCGGTTTACCACGGTCCAAAAGGGATTAAAAACATCGCTTTACGTATCAATGATCTAACTAAACTTGCTGATAAAGCAATCCAAGCCTTAGGTTACAAACAATTAAATGCGACTTACTTCGATACTTTACGTTTCGAAGTCGATAAAGAACTTAGCCCATTGAAGTCTGAAGCTTTGAATCAAGAGCTTAACTTTTACTACGCTGATAATACCGTAGGAATCTCTATCGATGAGACTACGACACTAGCAGATATCGAAACTATCGTGAAAGTATTCGCGAAGATCAAAGGTAAATCTGTAAATGATGTTGATCTATCTGGTTTCACCAAAGAATTAGGAAACTCTATTCCAGAGGAATTAGAGCGCGCTTCTGATTACTTAACACACCCTGTTTTCAATAGCTACCACTCTGAAAGCGAGATGTTGCGTTACATCAAATCGTTAGAAGCAAAAGATCTTTCACTTTGTCATTCGATGATTCCTTTAGGATCATGTACGATGAAGTTGAACGCGACAACCGAGATGGTACCTGTTACTTGGGCTCGTTTCGGCGGATTACATCCATTCGCTCCTGCAGACCAAACAACAGGATACATGCAATTGATCAACGAATTGAACGATTGGTTGTGTGAAATCACTGGATTCGCTAAAATGTCGTTCCAACCGAACTCTGGTGCACAGGGTGAATACGCAGGATTAATGGTTATCCGTGCTTATCATCACAGCCGTGGAGATTTGAATAGAGATATCTGTTTAATCCCGGCTTCTGCACACGGAACAAACCCGGCTTCGGCATCTATGGCAGGCTTGAAAGTGGTTGTTGTGAAATGTGACGAGCGCGGAAACATCGATGTGGAAGACTTAAGAGCAAAAGCAACGGAGCATTCGGCAAACTTAAACTCGCTAATGGTAACTTATCCATCTACGCACGGAGTATTCGAAGAGCCGATTGTTGAGATCTGTAATATCATCCACGAAAATGGTGGTCAAGTATATATGGACGGTGCGAACATGAACGCACAGGTAGGTTTAACAAGCCCAGGATATATTGGTGCTGACGTTTGTCACTTAAACTTACACAAAACATTCTGTATCCCTCACGGTGGTGGTGGTCCTGGTATGGGTCCAATCGGCGTAGCGGCACACTTAGTACCTTTCTTACCTAACCACGAAGTCGTGGAAATCTCTGGCGAAGAGGGTATCTCAGCTGTATCTGCAGCACCTTTCGGTTCAGCATCTATCTTAGTAATCTCCCACGCATACATCGCAATGATGGGTGGCGAAGGATTAACCGATGCTACGAAAACTGCCATCTTAAATGCTAACTACATTAAAGCACGCTTAGAGTCGCACTACCCGGTATTATACGCTGGTGCTAACGGACGTTGTGCACACGAGATGATCTTAGATTGTCGTGGTTTCAAAAACGTAGGAATCGAAGTTGCAGATATCGCAAAACGTTTGATGGACTACGGTTTCCACGCTCCAACTGTGTCATTCCCTGTTGCTGGTACCTTAATGGTTGAGCCTACAGAGTCTGAGTCTAAAGCAGAGTTAGATCGTTTCTGCGAAGCATTAATCGCTATCCGCCAAGAAATCGCTGCTGTAGAAAATGGCGAGGTTGACCAAAAAGATAACGTATTGAAACATGCGCCACATACGGCACGCGTAGTAACTGCAGACGAGTGGGATAGACCTTACTCGCGTCAAAAAGCAGCTTACCCTGTTGAATACTTAAGAATCAATAAATTCTGGCCTTCCGTAGGTCGTGTAAACGACTCACAAGGCGATAGAACGTTAATCTGTTCTTGTCCTCCAATCGAAGCTTACGCAGAAGCGTAGGTAGCGATTAGATGTGAGATTTTAGATATTAGACCTTGCGTCTGTTAAAGAGCTGCTCCTATTGGGGCAGCTTTTTTTTGTTTTTAGAGGGGGCTCTTTCCTAGTTCAACAACACATCCCGCATTCCTAATACCCGCTACACAGTTCCTTTTACTTAAAGCCCTTTTATACCCCTTTCAAACCCAATACAAACCCCAATCATAACCGCTTTTGAAGTGCTTTACATTGGGTCTACATTGGGTTTGATTTAGTTGTCAGCAAATCCTTATCTTAGGGATACTTAAAACCTACTGATATGAAGAGACTAAACCTATTGGGCGCAACGTTATTTCTAATGTTTATGGCTTTTTCCTTGGGAGCAAGTTCACAGAAAAAGCTTTTCACCTTTGGTGTGGAGAAAAGTTTTGATGAATCTATCGTCAATCCCAAGGCAAAAGGAAAGCCGATACAGTGGATTGATGTAAACACTTCGGATACGACCTGGATACCCAAAGGGAAGGTTTTGGTGAACAAGGGCAATCCAATTGGAGTGATCCGCTCAGAGAAAATGTATGAGAATTTTATCATCCATGTGGAATGGCGACATTTGGAAAAAGGAGGTAATTCAGGGGTATTTGTATGGTCGGATGCGGTTCCTGGGAAGAATGACCTGCCGATGGGCATGGAAGTACAGATGTTAGAGCTCGATTGGGTGAATCAGAATACAAGGGACGGTGTTACACCGCCGATTGCCTACGTGCATGGGGAATTGTTTGGTGCCGGAGGAATGACCGCATCACCGGATAATCCTCGTGGAGACCGCAGTAAGTCGATCGAGAATCGCTGTTTGGGAGTTGGGGAATGGAACAAGTATACTGTTGTTTGTATTGATGGCACCGTAAAATTGGCTATAAATGGTAAATTTGTCAATAGCATCCGCTTGGCTTCAAAGCGAAAAGGTTATGTTTGCCTGGAAGCGGAAGGCGCGCTGATGGAGTTTCGGAATTTTCAGCTGATCGAGCTGGAACCGGGAGTTGGGCGGCCTGAATTTGTGGTTGATGCTCTGTAAGGGGTGTTTGCTTTTGGTTAAATGAGATAGAGAAAATGATTAGAAACGTATTTACATATTTGGTTATTGCGGCATTGGCGACCTCTTGCGGAGGTGGTAAATATGCCGCAACGGAGAAAGTTTATAAGAAAAAAGCAAAGGAATTTTCGGAAATCTACAAGGAAGCGCCCGTAGAAGGTCAGCTAGCGAAGATTGGTGCTGATCAAAAGGCGTGGATTGGTTCTACTAACTTTGGGATGCGGAAGCCTAATTACGTGATGATCCATCATACGGCACAAGCGTCGCTAGATCAGACGGTGAAGACTTTCCATAATCAAAAGGTTGGCGTTAGCTCGCATTATGTAATTGGTCGGGATGGCAAGATCGTGCAGATGGTGAACGATTATTTCAGAGCCCACCACGCCGGAGCCGGCAAATGGGGCAATGATACAGACTTAAATTCATCTTCGATCGGTATCGAGCTTGACAATAATGGTACTACCGATCCATGGCCAGATGCTCAAATACAGGCTTTGGTGAAGTTGCTGCAACAGCTAAAGACTTCGTACAATATCCCGCAAGGCAATTTCATAGGACATATGGACTATGCGCCGACGCGTAAGAGTGATCCGTCTCGCTTCCCTTGGAAAACCCTCGCCGACCAAGGTTTCGGATACTGGTATGAGCAACCGCTGGAAGAAGTCCCGGCAAACTTTGATGTCAAAATAGCACTGCGCATCATCGGTTTCGACGTAAAAAACCTAGATGCAGCCATCAAAGGTTTCAAATATCATTATATACAAGAAAATCCAAATGTCGCAACATTAAACGAGCATGAAAAGCGGATTTTGTATGCGATATTTAAGAAATATTTGGATTAGAAATTAGATGTAAGATATTAGAGTAAGGCGCCTTACTCTAATATCTTACATCTAATGCCTAATATCTAAACTATACTGTTTTAACAAACTTCTCGTCGTAGTTTTCGATATCGATGATGTATTTGTTTTGCAATAGGAAGTCGAATAGCGGTTTTGCTTCTTCGGATACCGGCATATTCTTGGTGGTCACGATTTGTTCTTTCTTTTTGTCTAGGTATGGGTAGGCGTAAAGTTTTACGTTTTTGCTGAACATACCGGAGATATAGGATAACAACTCGTTTGTATAGTTTTCTTTGTTGTAGTTGTGTGTGGTGAAGATATTCTTCAGGTTGTACACGTTGGTTGCAATACCTACATGCTTTGGTTTGAAGCTTTGAACAAACTCGGCGAGGTGGTTGTTGCGGCGGAAGTTGGATACCAAGATATTGTTTCCTGTGGAACAAAGGTATTCCGCACGTTCTGCAAAGTAATTTAGATCCTCGTCTGTGATGCTTGAGTTCTCATCCAATACATTTCCCATCAATACCTCAATAAGCACTACAGTGTCCTCCGGCGTTGCTCCGGTATTCTTGCGGAATTCTTCTACGGCAAGATTGAAGAGGTCAAAGTTAGGATTTGACTTCTGACGGTATTTAGTACGAAGGATGATGATGTTCTTTTTGTATAAGTAATCTTTAATCTGTGCGGCCTTTGCGTCAGGTTTAAAGATAGCGGCCTTAGCAAATCCTTTGGCGATCAGGTAGAGGTTCAGCAGGCGTTCATTCGCTTTCTCGAATATAGGGCCAGATACTTTAACTAAGTCGATTTCTACCGATCCTACCGATAGGTTGTCTGCTAGCGATTCGATCATCGTTTGTGGATCTTCCGCGTAGTAATAAGCGGCGAATACTAAGTTTACACCTAAGATCCCCAATACTTTTGTTTGCAATCTATTATCAGAGTCTAATAAGCGGACGTGGATAACGATATCATTGGTCGGTCCGTCGACCTCATGTTGGAAACGGATTCCGATCCAGCCATGCGGTTCATTGGATTTCGTGAAGTTTAAGGTAGTTACGGTATCCGCGAAGGCGAAGAATTTCTTGCTTTTGTATTTTTCGCCCTGTAGGCGTTCGGTTAATAAATCGAACTCATGGTCTAGCATTTTGTTTAAGCGCGTACGGCTCACGTAGCGACCAGACTCCTCCACGCCATAAATTGCATCGGAGAAAGCCATATCATAGGCCGACATGGTTTTTGCGATAGTACCTGATGCGGCGCCTGCTTCGAAGAAGTTACGGGCAACCTCTTGTCCGGCTCCGATCTCTGCAAATGTTCCGTAAATATCAGGGTTTAGGTTTATTTTAAGCGCTTTTCGCTTTGTTTCATAAATTTCTCTAGCCATACGGCAAAGGTAACAAAATAGCGTTGAATATTGCGAAAAGCAGGGCTAAGAAAGAATTAAGTTAGGTCTACATTAAAGTAAACCTAACTTCTTAAAACTGTAGAATAGGGCAGAGGCATGGAGTGCCTGTCCGATTTTATTGTCGAATAGAAAAGCCTTCGCTTCCTCTATACTCATCTCGACCACTTCGATGTCTTCGGAAGTATCGAGTTCCTGTTCTTGTATTTTCACGCCGCCTTGAAGAATATAGGTGAAGGTTGGATTGCCTGAAGTAGCCGGGTTTGCGTAGAGCTTACAAACATATTCAATGGAATCGAATGCATAGCCGGTCTCTTCCAATAGCTCTCTGCGCGCTGCTAGTTCCGGCTCCTCGCCGTCTTCTACCACGCCTGCAGGAAGCTCTACCAATACTTTGCCGGCACCATGGCGATACTGTTTAACAAAGAGGATGGTATTTTCTTTAGTAATACCGATCATATTTACCCATTTCGGGTATTCTAGCACATAATACTCCTCTTTGATATTGCCATTGGGCATTTCGAGTCGATCGACTCTTAGCGTTGCCCAAGGGCGCTGAATGATGTATTTAGAATCTAATACTTTCCACTTTTCCAT
The DNA window shown above is from Sphingobacterium hotanense and carries:
- a CDS encoding arginine deiminase-related protein, whose protein sequence is MKGFEFEKLNDYSVYEESELFLEGNGALILDRVHRIAYISLSDRSHENLAIIFCNDHGYEPVIFQSFHQFDAQLKPIFHSNRMMSLGIHFCVICWDFIPDIDARIKIEQRLIKTNKEIITISMEQMHQFAGNMVEIKNKKGHPFICMSTRAFDSLTTSQKIILSRHGMLLHAPLYNIEKFGGGSARCMIADVFYKNY
- a CDS encoding arginine deiminase-related protein; its protein translation is MQTTDTILLVRPYLFRKNEETAINNYFQSEEIPPRKINQTATSEFDNFASLLQHAGIRTIVIQNNGKHQTPDSIFPNHVVSFHGDGATLYPMFAYNRRRERNLNYLGQLK
- the gcvP gene encoding aminomethyl-transferring glycine dehydrogenase is translated as MSNINYQEKFQDRHNGPSASQVEEMLTVLGVSSLDELIEQTVPAQIRKKEPLKLPAALSEVAYLEKVAQIAEKNKVFKSYIGQGYFDVILPGVIQRNVFENPGWYTQYTPYQAEIAQGRLQALLNFQTMVSDLTGLEVANASLLDEATAAAEAMFMLYSTRKNKDAHTFLVTPNIYPQTLDVLQTRAVPFGVEIRVADLTVENLADDVFAAFIQYPAADGSVNEYKEFTAYAHDKNITICVATDLMALALLTPPGEWGADVVVGNSQRFGVPMGFGGPHAAFFATKDAYKRNIPGRIIGVTSDSNGEYALRMALQTREQHIRRDKASSNICTAQALLAIMASFYAVYHGPKGIKNIALRINDLTKLADKAIQALGYKQLNATYFDTLRFEVDKELSPLKSEALNQELNFYYADNTVGISIDETTTLADIETIVKVFAKIKGKSVNDVDLSGFTKELGNSIPEELERASDYLTHPVFNSYHSESEMLRYIKSLEAKDLSLCHSMIPLGSCTMKLNATTEMVPVTWARFGGLHPFAPADQTTGYMQLINELNDWLCEITGFAKMSFQPNSGAQGEYAGLMVIRAYHHSRGDLNRDICLIPASAHGTNPASASMAGLKVVVVKCDERGNIDVEDLRAKATEHSANLNSLMVTYPSTHGVFEEPIVEICNIIHENGGQVYMDGANMNAQVGLTSPGYIGADVCHLNLHKTFCIPHGGGGPGMGPIGVAAHLVPFLPNHEVVEISGEEGISAVSAAPFGSASILVISHAYIAMMGGEGLTDATKTAILNANYIKARLESHYPVLYAGANGRCAHEMILDCRGFKNVGIEVADIAKRLMDYGFHAPTVSFPVAGTLMVEPTESESKAELDRFCEALIAIRQEIAAVENGEVDQKDNVLKHAPHTARVVTADEWDRPYSRQKAAYPVEYLRINKFWPSVGRVNDSQGDRTLICSCPPIEAYAEA
- a CDS encoding 3-keto-disaccharide hydrolase, with protein sequence MKRLNLLGATLFLMFMAFSLGASSQKKLFTFGVEKSFDESIVNPKAKGKPIQWIDVNTSDTTWIPKGKVLVNKGNPIGVIRSEKMYENFIIHVEWRHLEKGGNSGVFVWSDAVPGKNDLPMGMEVQMLELDWVNQNTRDGVTPPIAYVHGELFGAGGMTASPDNPRGDRSKSIENRCLGVGEWNKYTVVCIDGTVKLAINGKFVNSIRLASKRKGYVCLEAEGALMEFRNFQLIELEPGVGRPEFVVDAL
- a CDS encoding N-acetylmuramoyl-L-alanine amidase, with the protein product MIRNVFTYLVIAALATSCGGGKYAATEKVYKKKAKEFSEIYKEAPVEGQLAKIGADQKAWIGSTNFGMRKPNYVMIHHTAQASLDQTVKTFHNQKVGVSSHYVIGRDGKIVQMVNDYFRAHHAGAGKWGNDTDLNSSSIGIELDNNGTTDPWPDAQIQALVKLLQQLKTSYNIPQGNFIGHMDYAPTRKSDPSRFPWKTLADQGFGYWYEQPLEEVPANFDVKIALRIIGFDVKNLDAAIKGFKYHYIQENPNVATLNEHEKRILYAIFKKYLD
- a CDS encoding nicotinamide mononucleotide adenylyltransferase is translated as MAREIYETKRKALKINLNPDIYGTFAEIGAGQEVARNFFEAGAASGTIAKTMSAYDMAFSDAIYGVEESGRYVSRTRLNKMLDHEFDLLTERLQGEKYKSKKFFAFADTVTTLNFTKSNEPHGWIGIRFQHEVDGPTNDIVIHVRLLDSDNRLQTKVLGILGVNLVFAAYYYAEDPQTMIESLADNLSVGSVEIDLVKVSGPIFEKANERLLNLYLIAKGFAKAAIFKPDAKAAQIKDYLYKKNIIILRTKYRQKSNPNFDLFNLAVEEFRKNTGATPEDTVVLIEVLMGNVLDENSSITDEDLNYFAERAEYLCSTGNNILVSNFRRNNHLAEFVQSFKPKHVGIATNVYNLKNIFTTHNYNKENYTNELLSYISGMFSKNVKLYAYPYLDKKKEQIVTTKNMPVSEEAKPLFDFLLQNKYIIDIENYDEKFVKTV
- a CDS encoding NUDIX hydrolase, with protein sequence MEKWKVLDSKYIIQRPWATLRVDRLEMPNGNIKEEYYVLEYPKWVNMIGITKENTILFVKQYRHGAGKVLVELPAGVVEDGEEPELAARRELLEETGYAFDSIEYVCKLYANPATSGNPTFTYILQGGVKIQEQELDTSEDIEVVEMSIEEAKAFLFDNKIGQALHASALFYSFKKLGLL